One window from the genome of Thalassospira xiamenensis M-5 = DSM 17429 encodes:
- the cbiM gene encoding cobalt transporter CbiM, whose amino-acid sequence MHIVDGALSSEVVVAGAVFAVAGIGYGLRKIDIDAMPRVAMMSAVFFVASLIHVPVGPSSAHLIVNGLAGLMLGWAVFPAIFIGLLLQAVFFGFGGITVLGVNTINIALPAVLMWWLVSPFLTRAEGKSILLAGFVAGSGAIALSSIMVGLSLAASGQEFVPTAKLVVMSHIPVMVVEGILTAAAVHLVKKVRPVMLAPVGSLRNAA is encoded by the coding sequence ATGCACATCGTCGATGGAGCCCTATCGAGTGAAGTCGTTGTAGCCGGCGCCGTTTTTGCGGTTGCAGGTATCGGTTACGGACTTCGTAAAATCGATATTGATGCGATGCCCCGTGTGGCGATGATGAGTGCGGTTTTCTTTGTTGCTTCCCTGATCCATGTTCCTGTCGGGCCAAGCAGCGCACATCTTATCGTCAATGGCTTGGCAGGGTTGATGCTGGGCTGGGCTGTTTTCCCGGCAATATTCATCGGACTGTTATTGCAGGCGGTTTTCTTTGGTTTCGGCGGCATCACCGTTCTGGGTGTAAATACAATCAACATCGCCCTGCCTGCGGTTTTGATGTGGTGGCTGGTTTCACCGTTTCTGACACGTGCCGAAGGTAAATCGATCTTGCTGGCAGGTTTTGTCGCCGGGTCCGGTGCCATTGCCCTTTCAAGCATAATGGTTGGCCTGTCACTTGCAGCCAGCGGGCAGGAATTTGTTCCAACCGCAAAGCTTGTGGTCATGAGCCACATACCGGTCATGGTGGTTGAAGGTATCCTGACCGCAGCAGCCGTGCATCTTGTCAAAAAAGTCCGTCCGGTCATGTTGGCCCCCGTCGGCTCGCTTCGAAATGCGGCCTGA
- a CDS encoding DUF4198 domain-containing protein, producing the protein MSIPFRFIVTAGFSFGLLIGAQHAAQAHFQKMIPSTNVVTQETGRDIEVDLTFTHPMTNGPAMEMARPVRFGIQTNGNKTDLGDSLVAKTVDGKAAFDATVHIDRPGGYALYVEPIPYFEPSEGKYIIQYTKTIIDAFGAGEEWDQMVGFPVEIEPLTRPYGIWTGNVFSGIVRHNGEPVPFAEVEVEYANDGSITLPNESFSTQVIKADGNGVFNYAMPHDGWWAFAALVEDGTMTAPGSDDQVPVERGGVIWVKTDPMD; encoded by the coding sequence ATGTCGATTCCTTTCCGGTTTATCGTGACCGCGGGCTTTTCATTTGGGTTGCTGATCGGTGCCCAGCATGCTGCACAGGCCCACTTCCAGAAGATGATCCCGTCAACCAACGTGGTCACTCAGGAAACCGGTCGCGATATCGAGGTCGACCTGACCTTTACCCATCCAATGACCAATGGCCCGGCAATGGAAATGGCACGGCCGGTTCGGTTTGGCATTCAGACCAACGGCAATAAAACCGATCTTGGCGACAGTCTGGTGGCAAAGACGGTCGATGGCAAAGCAGCCTTCGACGCCACTGTCCATATTGATCGTCCCGGCGGATACGCGCTTTATGTCGAACCGATTCCCTATTTCGAACCGTCCGAGGGTAAATACATCATCCAGTACACCAAAACGATCATTGATGCGTTTGGTGCCGGTGAAGAATGGGACCAGATGGTTGGCTTCCCGGTCGAGATAGAGCCCCTGACCCGCCCCTATGGCATCTGGACAGGTAATGTATTCAGCGGGATTGTCCGTCATAACGGCGAACCGGTACCGTTTGCCGAGGTCGAGGTTGAATATGCCAATGACGGCAGCATCACACTACCAAACGAAAGTTTTTCAACGCAGGTCATCAAAGCCGATGGCAATGGTGTTTTCAACTATGCCATGCCCCATGATGGTTGGTGGGCGTTTGCCGCCTTGGTCGAAGATGGCACGATGACGGCCCCAGGATCGGATGATCAGGTCCCAGTCGAACGCGGCGGTGTTATCTGGGTTAAAACCGACCCAATGGACTGA